One window of Psychrobacillus sp. FSL H8-0483 genomic DNA carries:
- a CDS encoding dipeptide ABC transporter ATP-binding protein, translating into MTKPLLQVEGLKKYFPIHSGVLGKQSGYVKAVDDVSFYVNEGETLGIVGESGCGKSTTGRMLMRLLEPTEGKVTFDGKELTSVSNTAMRKARREIQMVFQDPYASLNPRHTVEKILMEPLIVHNIGDKESRKKKVYDFLEIVGLSSYHAKRYPHQFSGGQRQRIGIARALMTNPKLIIADEPVSALDVSIQAQVLNLMQDLQKELKLTYIFIAHDLGVVRHISDRVGVMYLGRMAELATSESLYAEPLHPYTKALLSAVPVPDPEFKREQIILEGDIPSPSNPPTGCTFHTRCPFRMEVCTTVVPKLEEVKPSHFVACHLYSEAVQH; encoded by the coding sequence ATGACAAAACCGCTGCTACAAGTTGAAGGATTAAAAAAGTACTTTCCCATCCATTCAGGGGTGTTAGGAAAACAATCTGGTTATGTAAAAGCAGTGGACGATGTGTCCTTTTATGTCAATGAAGGAGAGACACTTGGGATTGTGGGCGAGTCTGGTTGTGGCAAATCTACTACTGGCCGAATGCTTATGAGGTTGCTAGAGCCAACAGAAGGTAAAGTAACTTTTGATGGAAAAGAGCTTACAAGTGTTTCTAATACAGCTATGCGGAAAGCTAGAAGAGAAATTCAGATGGTATTTCAAGATCCGTATGCTTCACTTAATCCAAGACATACAGTAGAGAAAATATTAATGGAGCCACTCATTGTTCATAATATTGGAGATAAAGAGAGTCGTAAAAAGAAAGTATATGATTTTCTAGAAATTGTAGGACTTAGTAGTTATCATGCGAAACGTTATCCACATCAGTTTAGTGGAGGGCAGAGACAACGTATTGGAATTGCTAGAGCACTAATGACGAATCCGAAACTAATTATTGCGGATGAGCCAGTTTCTGCGCTCGATGTTTCGATACAAGCGCAAGTACTAAATTTGATGCAAGACTTACAAAAAGAACTAAAGCTAACGTATATCTTTATCGCGCATGATTTAGGGGTGGTGCGCCATATAAGTGACCGCGTTGGCGTTATGTATTTAGGTAGAATGGCTGAATTAGCTACGAGTGAATCTCTTTATGCAGAGCCACTTCATCCGTACACGAAAGCATTGCTTTCAGCAGTTCCAGTTCCCGATCCAGAATTTAAAAGGGAGCAGATTATTTTAGAAGGCGATATTCCTAGTCCTTCAAATCCGCCAACTGGTTGTACTTTTCATACGAGATGTCCATTTAGAATGGAAGTTTGTACAACGGTTGTACCGAAGTTAGAAGAAGTGAAACCTAGTCATTTTGTTGCCTGCCATTTATATAGTGAAGCAGTGCAGCATTGA
- a CDS encoding ABC transporter ATP-binding protein: protein MTEREIILEVKDLQTSFFTDDGVIPSVDYIDFHIREGEILGIVGESGCGKSVTSLSIMGLVPSPPGKITNGQILFRGKDLTKLSEREMRSIRGNEVAMIFQEPMTSLNPLFTIGNQLIEAITLHKKDWSKKQVKARAIEMLKLVGLPRAEELMKDYPHQLSGGMRQRVMIAMALVCDPQVLIADEPTTALDVTIQAQILKLMRDLNERLNTAVILITHDLGVVAETCERVVVMYAGKVVEEGSVETIFNNPQHPYTKGLIASVPDMRFKKQRLYSIPGNVPKPGMIKQGCRFAARCDFMFGRCTEESPPLYETSKGHQTRCFLYDEKEVVVNDKTAATS from the coding sequence ATGACAGAACGTGAAATAATTTTAGAAGTGAAAGACCTTCAAACTTCCTTTTTCACAGATGATGGTGTTATTCCATCCGTAGATTACATTGACTTTCACATTAGAGAAGGAGAAATACTCGGGATCGTTGGAGAATCAGGCTGTGGTAAAAGTGTGACTTCCCTTTCTATAATGGGCTTAGTTCCTAGTCCTCCAGGTAAAATTACGAATGGACAGATATTGTTTAGAGGAAAAGACTTAACAAAATTATCCGAACGGGAAATGAGAAGCATTCGAGGAAATGAAGTGGCAATGATTTTCCAAGAGCCTATGACATCATTAAATCCTTTATTTACAATTGGTAATCAACTAATAGAAGCAATAACACTCCATAAAAAAGACTGGAGTAAAAAACAAGTGAAAGCAAGAGCTATAGAAATGTTGAAGTTGGTTGGATTGCCTAGAGCAGAAGAATTGATGAAGGATTATCCTCACCAACTTTCAGGGGGAATGAGACAGCGAGTCATGATTGCAATGGCGCTTGTATGCGATCCTCAAGTTTTAATAGCTGATGAGCCAACAACAGCATTAGATGTAACAATTCAAGCTCAAATACTCAAGCTTATGCGAGATCTGAATGAACGATTAAATACAGCAGTTATTTTAATTACGCATGATTTAGGGGTTGTCGCAGAAACTTGTGAACGAGTTGTCGTGATGTATGCGGGAAAAGTAGTAGAAGAGGGATCAGTGGAAACGATATTCAATAATCCGCAGCATCCATATACAAAAGGTTTAATTGCTTCTGTACCGGATATGCGCTTTAAAAAACAGCGATTGTATTCCATTCCTGGAAATGTCCCAAAGCCAGGTATGATAAAACAGGGATGTCGCTTTGCAGCTCGTTGTGACTTTATGTTTGGACGTTGTACAGAAGAAAGCCCGCCGCTATATGAAACCTCTAAAGGTCATCAAACGAGATGCTTCTTATACGATGAGAAGGAGGTTGTAGTTAATGACAAAACCGCTGCTACAAGTTGA